In Paraburkholderia youngii, the genomic stretch ATCTATGCGGTGGCGGCGGTGTTCGTCGCGGGACTGTTGATCCGCAGTTACCGGCGGCCAGCGGCGGCGTGAGCGGATGAACCGCTGGATCGCAGGCGCCTCGCCATCCCTTCAGCGTTTCTCTAAAATGCGCCTACGTTTTTTCAGGATCCTCTTTTCCCGGCAGCCTTCATGGAAGCTTACCAATACGACTGCGCGCATCCGGAGTTCGGCGAGCTCGCGCGCGTCATCAGCGATCTGTTTCCCGAGCAGACGCAGTTCATCGAGCGTGCCGCCGACAATGGCGCGCCCACACTGACGATTCACTGGGTAGCGATGCGCTTCGGGTCGACCGCGAGGCGGATCGAGATGACGGTCGCGATCGCGCCGGCGGCGCTCGCGCGTTATCGCGCGATGCCGGCGCGGCTGCGCGGCCGCAGCTTCGCGGTTTTGCGCGCGTACGTCGAAGCGAGCCTGGGCTCGCTCGAAGAGATGTACGCGAACGGCGAGGCGGTGCCGCGCGAAGTCACGGTCGAGCTCGGCGACGAGTTCGCATGAAGCGCGGGTGATGCGCAGATGAAGCGCGGGTGAATCTGCTTCAATCCGCGAGACGATAGACCTTCGCGAAACGCGCGGCCTGCACGACGCCATAGTCGCCGGGCGCGTACTGCATGACCCAGTCGCCGGCCGCGCCGTGCAGCACGTCGCCGCCGCTGGCCGAGCGCGCGAGCGAGAAGGGCTCGTCCATCCGGCGGGCAAGCACGACTGCCGGGATGTTGCGATAGGCGCCGGCTTCGCCGTGCGCGAGCGCTGGATCGGCGGGCAGGTACTTCGCGTCGAAGCGCTCGCGCGACACGACCCAGCGGTCGCCGGTCGAGCCGGTGATCAGCGCATCGCCGCGCACATAGCGGTTCGGGCCTTCGAGGCTCATCAATTGGCCTTCGGAGGCGGCGAATTCGACGCTTACCGTTTCGTCCTTGACGACGCGTTGGGCGTGCGGATCGTCACGCAGATCGAGATTCCTGAGTTCGGTCATGAAGCGGGTGGGAGATTAGGGGGCGTTGCGGCGAGACTCGCCGCTTTGCGAACCCGAATCATGCCAGATGCCCGCTACGGGGCAACCCCCCGCCGCGGGCGCTCTTTCATTACGGCTTGACGGCCGCGTCGCTCGCGGCTTCGGCCGCGGGCTTGCTACCCTTGCCATGGTGGGCGCGCTGATGACCCTCGGGGCCGCCATGGTGGAACGTCGCATCGGCGAGCTTCTTCTGCTCCGGCGACAGGCTGCCATACAGCGGCTCGAACGCATCGACGAGCTTCTTCATGCCGTCCGCATGCGCCTGCGCAATCGTTGCGTACTGTTTCATGTCGTCGAGCGCGCTCACGTTGGTGGCGGCTTTGCGCTGCTCGAACAGCTGGCCCATCGTTTCGCCATTGCTGCGCATCACGTCGGCGAACGCCTTCCATTGCGTTTCCTGCGCGGGCGTGATCTTCAGTTGCGAATGCAAATAAGCGATGCGGTCTTCGACGTTGCGTTCATGGCCGGCCTTGGCCGCGGAAGCCGTTGCCGTGGTGTCCGGTGCCGGGGCCGAGGCCGGCGCGGCGGTTTGAGCGAACGCGCCGCCCATCGAAACGGCCGTAGCCAGCATAACGAGTGCTTTTTTCATCGAAACTCCTGATGTCTGTTCGTATTGAGACTCGGCGCGCGGCGTGCGTATCGCCTCGCGCCAGCGACGAATAGCGGCGCGCCGCAACCAGCTGCCGCATTCGCCCGTCGCCGCTATTAGTAACACGATATCCCTGCAATACGGCTGCTGTGCGACAAACGCTTACAACCGAAACGAACGGGAAACGGCTCGCGCCTGAGCGGCAAGTGCGCCGATCTGCCGCGCCGAGGACGCCCCACAGTGTGCCGGGCAGCGGTGAGCGCACACCGTCACACAGCGCCGCTGCCCGCGCAGACGCGCGATAATCCGCGACATTCCATACCAACTTCCCGCCCCTTCGATGAGACCTCCGCGCCTCGACCAGCTCGACGACCTCGACCGTAATCTCGTTGCACTGCTGCAAGCCAACGCGCGCGAGAGCGTCGCGAATCTCGCGCGACAACTCGGCGTCGCGCGCACGACCGTGATCGCGCGCATTGCGCGGCTCGAACGCAGCAACGTGATCGCCGGCTACAGCGTACGGCTGGGCCAGGACGTGCTCGATTCGAGCATCGTCGCTTATGTCGGCATCATCATCGCGCCGAAGCACGGGCCGGCCGTGCAGAAGCGCCTCGGCAAGATGCCCGAGGTGCAACTGCTGTGCGCGGTCAGCGGCGAGTACGACTACGTGGCATGGCTGCGTGCCGATTCGCCTGAGCGGCTCAACGATCTGCTCGATCAGATCGGCGGGCTCGAAGGTGTCGAGCGGACCACGACGTCGATCATTCTCGCGCGCAAGATCGACCGCGGCACGGTGTGAGCCGGCGCGCGGCGTAACCTCTTCGCGAATGCTTCGACGGTCCGTCGTTTACGCGTTTTCTACGCGTTTTCGACGAATCGTTTGAGAAGTTCGTCGGAATGTCGAATCTGGTGGTCATACCGCAGCATTTTGCGCGTATGAACTGTTTTTGCTTCTTCCTACACTGTCATTCAAGGGTTCGGCCCGCAGGCGCCGCGCGCAATACGCGGCGCACTTCCCAAGCTCAGAGACAGCACATGGATAACAAGGAGAAGCAGATGAAAGTAGCTATCGTAGGCGCAGGTCTGATCGGTCACACCATTGCTCATATGCTGCGCGAGACGGGCGACTACGAAGTCGTCGCGTTCGACCGCGATCAGCATGCACTCGACAAGCTCGCCGCCCAGGGCATTCCGACCCGCCGCATCGATTCCGCCGACGCCGCCGTGCTGCGCGCCGCGATCCAGGGCTTCGACGTGCTGATCAACGCGCTGCCGTACTACCTCGCGGTGAACGTCGCATCGGCCGCGAAGGGCGCGGGTGTCCATTACTTCGACCTGACCGAGGACGTGCGCGCGACGCACGCGATCCGCGCGATCGCCGACGATGCCGATCACGCGTTCATGCCGCAGTGCGGTCTCGCGCCGGGCTTCATCGGCATTGCCGCGCACGAGCTCGCGAATCGCTTCACGGAAATCCGCGACGTGAAGATGCGCGTCGGCGCGCTGCCCGAGTTTCCGACCAATGCGCTGAAGTACAACCTGACGTGGAGCGTCGACGGCCTGATCAACGAGTACTGCCAGCCGTGCGAGGCGATCCGCGACGGCCGCACGCAGTGGGTGCAGCCGCTCGAAGGTCTCGAGCATTTCTCGCTCGACGGCACCGAGTACGAAGCGTTCAACACGTCGGGCGGGCTGGGCACGCTGTGCGAGACGCTGGCGGGCCGCGTCGAATCGCTCGACTACAAGTCGGTGCGCTATCCGGGGCATCGCAACCTGATGCAGTTCCTGCTGGAAGACCTGCGTCTGTCGAGCGACCGCGATACCTTGAAGACCATCATGCGCCGCTCGGTGCCATCGACCGCGCAGGACGTCGTGCTGGTGTTCATCACCGTGAGCGGCATGCGCGACGGTCAGCTCGTGCAGGAGGTCTTCACGCGCAAGATCTTCGCGAAGACCGTCTGCGGCGTGCCGATGAGCGCGATCCAGATCACCACCGCCGGCGCGATGTGCGCGGTGCTCGATCTGTTCCGCGAGCGCAAGCTGCCGCAAAAGGGCTTCGTGCGGCAGGAGCAGGTGTCGCTTGGCGATTTCCTCGCGAACCGCTTCGGCAAGCTGTACGAAGGGCAGTCACTGGAGGCGATGGCGACGGTTTGAGGCTCGAATCGCTCGCGCCAAATGAAAATCCCCGTACGTCACTGACGTACGGGGATTTTTCGTTTTTCAGCCGATCAGCGGGGCTGCGCTGCACCGCACTCGCGTGGCCGTCATCCAGCCACGATTTGCGCAACGAGCGCTTGATAGTCCGCCGAACTGGGCGCGGTATTGTCGAACATCAGCAGACCCTCGCGGCTCGCGCCGCTCGGCTCGAAGCGCCGCCGCCGGTAATCGTCCCAGTGCGCGAGCTTGTACGCATCGTTGGGATTCGCGCGCGCGACGATCCGCTGCCGCGCCACGTCCTCCGAGGTCCGCACCCACACGACACGCAATCTCACGTCCGGCGCGACGCCGAGCCACGCATGATCGAACAGTCGCCGCTCGCGCACCTCGCGCGACAGCGGGCCGACGACCAATGCGCTGATGCCGAGTTCGAGATTGTCGCGCGCGGTATCGATGAGGCCGCGATATTCGGGGTCGCGCAGATGCTGCAGGAAAAGAGGGCTGTCGCGATCGTTCGGATCGCCGGTCACCATCGCCATCACGGCCGCGCTATAGCCGCCGTACAGTGTGTCCTTGTCGAGCAGGCAGAAGGAGGTGCCGCTCGCTTTCATCAGCGGGCCGAACAGTTTTTTCGCCAGCGTCGTCTTGCCCGTGCCCGCATGACCGCAAAAGAACACCAGAGAAGTCACGCAGGCTTGTCCTCACGCGGCGCGGCGGCCGCATCGGGGCGCGGGTCGCGCGCGAACTTGCCGTTGGTCTCGAGCCACATCACGTTGATGATGCCGAAGCCGAGCGCCACACCCACGCCGAGAATCCAGGTGAAATACCACATCGCAGTCTCCTTGAGCGTGCGTCCGGCGACGCTAATCGACAGGCTTGCCAGTTACCCACGACGGCCAGCCGTGAGCGCGGCCGCCTTCAACGATCATGAAGAAGAACGCCGCGCCATGCAAGAGGGCGCGGCGCCCGAGTTCCGCGCGCGTTGCTATGATGCGGGACAGTCATGCGTAAGACCCGCACCGCGTAGTCACAAACTCGGCCCAACATCGAGAGCACACGGGAGAACCAGCATGCCGATGCGCCTGTCTCGCCGCGGCCGGGCCGCACGCCGCGCCGCGTTGGCCGCATGCGTCGCGCTCAGCGTGCTCAGCGTGCTCAGCGTGCTCAGCGTGCTCACGCTAGCCGGCTGCGCGTCGACGCCGGCCGAGCCGGTGCCGTTCAAATCGGTGCCGGCCGAGCGCATCGTCAGACAGGGCTATACGCAGCCAGGCCCCGGCCTCGTCGCGGTGGACGTGCGGCGCGAGCGTTCGCGCGACGTGATCGTGCGGTTCCGCGATGCGCTCGTCTATATCGACGGCGAGCGCGTGACCGACCTGATGAACGGCGAGCACGTGGTGTTCTATCTGCCGCCCGGCACGCATCGGATCGGCGTATCGACGCAGTTCGATCCGGTCGTCGAGCTGAACTTCATCGTGACGGCCGACCCGCGCTACACGAACCGCGCGTCGGTCACGTTCAACGACGATCACCGCATCGGCCTGCAGCGGGTCGCGCAGTAGCCGCGTTAGCCGCAGTAGCAATGCGGCCGGGCATTAACAATTCGAAACGCGCGCCTTACGCAGCGCGCCTTAACATGGCGGCTGATCCAAGCCTGCTGAAAGCGTGCTTGTCCGTTCACACGAGACCGGTCGCCCGTCTTACGCAACGCTTACGCGAGAGGGCGGCCCGGTCTGTTTTCGTTTCCAGGGTAATCCGAACATGCTGATCAATTGCGCCGCCTATCAGGACGGCCGTAAGCTCGCCGACATCGATATCGACGCCATCAGCGACTACGTCGCGCGGCCCGAGTGCTTCGTCTGGGTCGCATTGAAAGACCCGAGCCCCGAAGAACTCGCGGTCATGAAAGAGGAGTTCAATCTGCACGAACTCGCGATCGAAGATGCGCAACACGGCCATCAGCGCCCGAAGATCGAGGAGTACGGCGATTCGCTGTTCACCGTGATGCACACGGTCGAGATGGACGAGAACGGCGAGTTCGTGATCGGCGAAGTCGCCGTATTCGTCGGCAACAACTATGTGCTGTCGGTGCGGCGCGGCACGCGCGCCGGTTTTCAGAGCGTGCGAACGCGCTGCGAGCACGAGCCGCATCTGTTGAAGGAAGGCTCGGCGTTCGTGCTGTATGCGCTGATCGACGACGTGGTCGACCGTTATTTCCCGATCGTCGAGGCGATGAGCACCGAGCTCGAAGCGCTCGAGGACCGCATCTTCGAGAAGAACGATTCGGCCGCCTCGCGCGCGATCGTGCAGGACCTGTACACGATGAAGCGCCGGCTCGTGACCCTGCAACACCACATCCTGCCGCTGCGCGAAGCGGTGGGCAAACTGACCGGCGGGCGCATTCCGAGCATCTGCTCCGGCATGCAGGCGTACTTCCGCGATGTCTACGACCACCTCGACCGGATCGTCAGAACCATCGAAGGGCGCCGCGAAATCGTCGTCACGGCGGTGCAGGTGAACCTCGGCATGATCTCGCTCGCCGAGAGCGAAATCACCAAGCGGCTCGGCTCGTTCGCGGCGCTGTTCGCGGTGCCGACGATGATCGCCGGTATCTACGGGATGAACTTCGAGCGCATTCCCGAGCTGCATTTCAAGTTCGGCTATCCGGTCGTGCTGATCGTGATGCTGGCGATCGACTTCGTGCTGTACCGGCGCTTTCGCAAAGCCGGCTGGCTGTAGCCGGCCCGCCTTTCGAGATCCTCGCGGTTTCGCTTGCAGCGCGCGCAATACCAGGCCAGCATAAGCGGCCGGTGTGTCGCGCCGCACGCGATGCATCGGCGTTCTCGACTGCACGGACTGAGCGAGGGGACCTTGCCACACGCTGCCCGAATCGATCGAGCGCATCGCGGCGCCGCGGATGTTGCGCGCCCGTGCGTTGCAACACCGCGAATCGTTGACATTCCGAAAAGCTTGCGCTGAGAATAGGCCTCGCAAACGTTTGCGCATCACAAAAAATACGGCTCGTCCGCGAGCCTGACAACCTTGGAGATACGCATGAGCCATCGAACCCGTCGTCGCATTCTTGCCGCCGCAGTTCTCGCCACCGCCTCCGCCGTCCTGCCATTTTCCGTCGCCCACGCGCAGAACGCCCCGGCTCATAAACCCAAGGTCGCGCTGGTGATGAAGTCGCTCGCCAACGAGTTCTTCCTGACCATGGAGACCGGCGCGAAGGACTATCAGAAGCAGAACCCGGCCAAGTTCGACCTGATCACCAACGGCATCAAGGACGAAACCGACACCGCCAACCAGATCCGCATAGTCGAGCAGATGATCGTGTCGAAGGTCGACGCGATCGTGCTCGCGCCGGCCGATTCGAAGGCGCTCGTACCGGTCGTCAAGAAGGCGGTCGACGCGGGCATCATCGTCGTCAACATCGACAACCGGCTCGATCAGGACGTGCTGAAGTCGAAAGACCTGAACGTGCCGTTCGTCGGCCCCGACAACCGCAAGGGCGCGCGGCTCGTCGGCGACTACCTCGCGAAGCGGCTGAAGGCCGGCGACGAGGTCGGCATCCTCGAAGGCGTATCGACCACCACCAACGCGCAGCAGCGTACCGCGGGCTTCAAGGACGCGATGCAGGCGGTCGGCGCGAAGATCGTGTCGGTGCAGTCGGGCGAGTGGGAAATCGACAAGGGCAATGCGGTCGCATCGGCGATGCTGAATGAATATCCGAACCTGAAAGCGCTGCTCGCGGGCAACGACAACATGGCGATCGGCGCGGTGTCGGCCGTGCGCGCGGCCGGCAAGCAGGGCAAGGTGCAGGTGGTCGGCTACGACAACATCAACGCGATCCATCCAATGCTGAAGGACGGCCGCGTGCTCGCCACCGCCGACCAGTTCGCGGCGAAGCAGGCCGTGTTCGGCATCGATACCGCGCTGAAGGCGTTGAGCGAAAACAGGAAGCAGTCGGAGTTGTCGGGCGTCGTCGAAACGCCGGTCGTGCTGGTGACGAAAGACACGCTGAAGTAAGCGCGGCGCGCCCGGCGTCGAGCGCGAGCCGGGCGCGGCCGGACAGGCTCGCGGGAAACCGCCAATGCCGCCGCGAAGCGCGCACCGCACGCTTCAGCGGCAATGCGGCAACCCGCCGTCCGCTTTTATTCAACGAACGCTCAAGAATTCCGCCCGGCCGCCGTTAATTCCAGAGATAAGCGTCATGACGGCGGCTCGCGCGAGGAGAGAAGCGCGGCCGTGAGCGCCTGCGCATTCCGCGCAGTGGGCCGACATGACTCGTGGCAGCCAGGAGCGATGTGCTGTGCGGCAAGCGCAGCGGACCACCGCCAGGGTGTCACGAAGGCGCCAGAGGCGCCATGCAATCAGGAGCGCGATGGATTCGACCGACCACGACGCCTTGCCTGTCGTGCTGACCGTCAGCGGCATCGGCAAGACCTATGCCGAACCGGTGCTCGCCGACGTATCGTTGTCGCTGCGGGCAGGCGAGGTATTGGCATTGACCGGCGAGAACGGCGCGGGCAAGAGCACGCTGTCGAAGATCGTCGGCGGGCTGGTCGAGCCGAGCGCGGGCACGATGCAGCTCGCCGGCGCGCGGTACGCGCCCGCGAGCCGCACCGAGGCCGAGGCGCTCGGCGTGCGCATGGTGATGCAGGAGTTGAATCTGCTGCCGACCTTGTCGGTCGCCGAGAACCTGTTCCTGAACCGGCTGCCGCGCGCGGGCGCGTTCAGCTTCGGCTGGATCGATCGCGGCAAGCTGCGGGAGAACGCGCGCGAGGCGATGGCGCAGGTCGGGCTCGACGCGATCGATCCCGACACGCTGGTCGGCGAACTCGGTATCGGTCATCAGCAGATGGTCGAGATCGCCCGCAACCTGATCGGCGACTGCCGCGTGCTGATACTCGACGAGCCGACCGCGATGCTGACCGCGCGCGAGGTCGATCTGCTGTTCGAGCAGATCGGGCGGTTGAAGGCGCGCGGCGTCGGGCTCGTCTATATCTCGCATCGGCTCGAAGAGCTGGCGCGGGTGGCCGAACGGGTCGCGGTGCTGCGCGACGGCCGCCTCGTGCATGTCGACGCGATGGCGAATCTGACGAGCGAGCAGATCGTCACGTGGATGGTCGGCCGCGAGCTCGGCGAGCATATCGATCTCGGCGCGCGCAACATCGGCGCGCCGCTGTTGAAAGTGGAGCGGCTCGCGCGCGGCAAGGTCGTGCGCGACGTGTCGTTCGAGGTGCGCGCGGGCGAGATTTTCGGCGTCAGCGGGCTGATCGGCGCGGGCCGCACCGAGCTGATGCGGCTCATCTACGGCGCCGACCGCAAGGACGGCGGCAGCGTGTCGCTCGCCGCGACGCCAGGCGTGCCGCCCACGCCGGTGCAGATCGACTCGCCGGCGGACGCGGTGCGCGCGGGCATCGCGCTGATCACCGAGGACCGCAAAGGCGAAGGCCTGCTGCTGCCGCAGCCGATCGCGGCCAACCTGTCGCTCGGCAATCTCGGCAGCGTCGCGCGGCATGGCGTGGTCGACGCGAAGCGCGAGAACGCGCTGGCGAACAGGCAGATCGCCGCGATGCGGATTCGCAGCTCGGGGCCCGCGCAGATCGTCGGCGAGCTGTCGGGCGGCAATCAGCAGAAGGTCGTGATCGGCCGCTGGCTCGCGCGCGACTGCCGCGTGCTGTTGTTCGACGAACCGACGCGCGGCATCGACGTCGGCGCGAAGTTCGATATCTACGGCCTGATGGGCGCGCTCGCTCGCGACGGCCGCGCGCTGGTCGTGGTGTCGAGCGATCTGCGCGAGCTGATGCTGATCTGCGACCGGATCGGCGTGATGTCGGCGGGCAGCATGACCGGAGTGTTCGAGCGCGCGAGCTGGAGCCAGGATGCGCTGCTCGCGGCCGCGTTCGCCGGCTACCGCGGCCGCGAGGCGCTGCTGCACACGCACGGCGTCAACGAAGCAGGGAGTCTGTGATGACCGATCAACCGTGGCGCGAGGCGGCGGGTGTCAAGCAGGGTGACAAACGGGGCGACAAGCAGGGTGACCAGCAGGGCGGCAAGCCGGGCGAAAAGCCAGCCGGCGCGCCGGACGCGCCCGTCGTGACGCCGCCGGCCGATCCGTCGGCGCCGCTCGCGAGCGGCAAGCCGGCCGGCACGCGGCTCGGCTTTTCGAACTACCTGGGCCTCGCCGGCGCGCTGCTCGCGATGATCGTGCTGTTCTCGCTGCTGAGTTCGCACTTTCTGACCTACGACACGTTCAGCACGATCGCGAACCAGATTCCGGATCTCGTCGTGATGTCGGTCGGCATGACCTTCGTGCTGATCATCGCGGGGATCGATCTGTCGGTCGGCTCGGTGCTCGCGCTCGGGGCGTCGGTGGTCAGCGTGGTGACGCTGAAGTGGGGCTGGGGGCCGGCCGCGGGGGCGCTGCTCGGTGTCGCGGTCGCGGCGCTGACCGGCACCGTGACCGGCGCGGTGACGGTGGGCTGGCGGATTCCGTCGTTCATCGTGTCGCTCGGGGTGCTCGAGGCGGCGCGCGGCATGGCGTATCAGATGACCAATTCGCGCACCGCGTATATCGGCGACGCGTTCGATTTTCTGTCGAACCCGATCGCGCTCGGCATCTCGCCGGCCTTTCTGGTCGCGGTGGCGGTGATGGTGATCGCGCAGCTGGTGCTGACGCGCACGGTGTTCGGGCGCTATCTGGTCGGCATCGGCACCAACGAGGAAGCGGTGCGGCTCGCGGGCGTCAATCCGCGGCCGTACAAGGTGATCGTGTTCGCGCTGATGGGCGCGCTGTCGGGACTCGCGGCGCTGTTCCAGATCTCGCGGCTCGAGGCGGCCGATCCGAATGCGGGCGTCGGCCTCGAGCTGCAGGTGATCGCGGCGGTCGTGATCGGCGGCACGAGTCTGATGGGCGGGCGTGGTTCGGTGATCAGCACGTTCTTTGGCGTGCTGATCATTTCGGTGCTGGCGGCGGGCCTCGCGCAGATCGGCGCGAACGAGCCGACCAAGCGCATGATCACCGGCGCGGTGATCGTGGTGGCGGTGGTGCTCGATACCTACCGCAGTCACCGCAAACGCGGCTGAGGTGTGCGCCGCGGCGCAGCGATGAATCAGTGTGGTGTGTCTTCGATGAAGACGTCCGCGGGTCGCCAGGCGGCGCATGCGGCGGGAACAACAGGCAGTAGGAGAGCAACAGGTTATGGCGACGATCAAGGATGTAGCGGCCGTGGCGGGCGTGTCGTTCACGACGGTATCGCACGTCGTGAACAACTCGCGGCCGGTGTCGGCCGATGTGCGCGCGAAAGTCGAGCACGCGATTCGTCAACTGCACTATGTGCCGTCGGCGGTGGCGCGCTCGCTGAAGGCGCGCGCGACCGCGACGATCGGACTGGTGGTGCCGAACAGCACCAACCCGTATTTCGCGGAGCTCGCGCGCGGCATCGAGGACGGCTGCGCACGCAACGGCTACTGCGTGTTCTTCTGCAACTCCGACGATGACCCCGCGAAGCAGCGCAACTATCTGCGCGTGTTGCAGGAAAAGCGGATCGACGGGCTGATCGTCGCGTCGGCCGGTGACGACGCCGTGCTCGCGCAGACGCTCGCCGACTCGCGCGAGCCGCTCGTCGTGGTGGACCGCAACATCGAGGGGGTCAACGCGGACCTCGTGCAGATCGATCACGAGAAGGGCGCTTACCTCGCCACCCGTCATCTGCTCGAGCTCGGGCATGTGCGGATCGGCTGCATCACGGGGCCGGTGGAGACCGCGGTCGGCGCGATGCGCGTGCACGGCTTCATTCGCGCGATGGCCGAGCGCGGCATCGAGATTCCGACCGATGCGATCGTCGAAAGCGATTTTTCGGGGACGGGCGGCCACCGCGCGGCCGCGCAGCTGTTCGACACGGTCAGGCCGTCGGCGATTTTCGCGGTCAACGACATGATGGGCATCGGCGCGTTGCGCGCGGCGGCGGAGCGCAATATCAGCGTGCCGCGCGATTGCTCGATCATCGGTTTCGACGATATCGAGCTGGGCCGCTTCACCTTCCCGTCGCTGTCGACGGTCGGGCAGTCGGTGCGCGCGCTTGGCGACACGGCCGCGCAGACGCTGATCGACCGGATCGCCGAGGCGGCGTCGAACAGCACCGCGCGCAGCCCGGCGCGCCGGCGGGTGGTGTCGCCGCGGCTGATCGTGCGCGAGTCCACCGCGACATGGGCGGGAGACGCACGGCGGAATCTGGCGGCCTGACGCGCCCGCGATAGCAACGCGACACGTCGCGCAATGGAGGGCACACGAGTGGCAAGCAACCCAACGCGTTCACGCGTCACGGTGGTCGGTAGTCTGAACATGGACCTCGTGGTGCGCTCGCCGCGCCTGCCGCAGCCGGGCGAAACGCTGGCCGGCCGCGGCTTCGCGCAGGTCGCGGGCGGCAAGGGCGGCAACCAGGCGGTCGCCGCCGCGCGGCTCGGCGCGCAGGTGTCGATGCTCGGCTGCGTCGGTACCGATGCGAACGGCGCGCAACTGCGCGCGGGCCTCGAAGCGGAGCACATCGACTGCGCGGCGCTCGAAACCGGCAGCGAACCGAGCGGCGTGGCGCTGATCGTCGTCGACGATGCGAGCCAGAACACGATCGTGATCGTCGCGGGCAGCAACGGCGAGCTCACGCCGGCCAGCATCGCGCGACACGAAGCGGCGCTCGCCGCCGCCGATGTCGTGATCTGCCAGCTCGAAACCCCGCCCGAATCGGTGCATGCGGCGCTGGCCGCGGCGCGGCGCCTCGGCAAGATCGTGATCCTTAACCCGGCGCCCGCTACCGGCCCATTGCCGGCCGCCTGGCTGCCGCTGATCGATTACCTGATTCCTAACGAACTCGAAGCCGCCGCGCTGAGCGGTGTCGCCGTCGACTCGCCCGCGGACGCCGCGCGAGCCGCCGCCGCATTGCGCGCGGCCGGCGTGCGCAACGTGCTGGTGACGCTCGGTGCGCGCGGCGTGCACGCGGCGCTCGAAGGCGCGGCCGCGACGCTGTACGACGCGCCGCGCGTCGAGGCGGTCGATACGACGGCGGCCGGCGACACCTTCATCGGCGGCTTCGCGGCGCAGCTCTCCCAGGGTGCGAGCGTCGAAGCGGCGATCCGCTTCGCGCAACGCGCCGCCGCGCTTTCGGTGACGCGCGCGGGTGCACAGCCGTCGATTCCGACGCGCGCCGAAGTCGACGCGTCGGGCTGATGCCATCGCGGCATTAGCGCCCCCGCGAGCCGCCTGACGGCGCTGTGCTGCGATCGCTTCGGCGACTCCGTACGGCTCGCAATCCGCCCAATCCCCGCCGCTCAAACGTCAAAAGTCGCGTTTTGACGAATACCGTCGCGTTGCCCCAACGCGACGCGAAGCCACACGTCTGCCGCCAACTCGCTTTCAACGTCTTACATCGTCTTTGTTCATACCTTTTAAATGCTTCAAGTCTATGAACGCGCTGCCGTAAACGATGATTAGAGCAATGACTCAAAAACAGCGCCGGACCCAAACTCACGCCGCCCCCACGCTGCGCAAGCAGCAGCCTCTCATCGAGTACAGCACACAGGACCAAGCATGTTGAATAAAGGCATCACGATCAAGGCGCGAATTGGACTCACGATGGCGTTCCTCGCCGCGTTGCTGGTTGCGATCGGCGTTTTCGGTCTGTTCGGCATGGGCCGTTCGAACGACGCCTATGAAGCCACTTTCACCGATGCGATGCCGGGCGCCGTGAACATCGGCAACGCGGAAATGTACGCGGCGCGCGAGCGACTCGC encodes the following:
- a CDS encoding Spy/CpxP family protein refolding chaperone; the protein is MKKALVMLATAVSMGGAFAQTAAPASAPAPDTTATASAAKAGHERNVEDRIAYLHSQLKITPAQETQWKAFADVMRSNGETMGQLFEQRKAATNVSALDDMKQYATIAQAHADGMKKLVDAFEPLYGSLSPEQKKLADATFHHGGPEGHQRAHHGKGSKPAAEAASDAAVKP
- the cydX gene encoding cytochrome bd-I oxidase subunit CydX; translated protein: MWYFTWILGVGVALGFGIINVMWLETNGKFARDPRPDAAAAPREDKPA
- the corA gene encoding magnesium/cobalt transporter CorA, which codes for MLINCAAYQDGRKLADIDIDAISDYVARPECFVWVALKDPSPEELAVMKEEFNLHELAIEDAQHGHQRPKIEEYGDSLFTVMHTVEMDENGEFVIGEVAVFVGNNYVLSVRRGTRAGFQSVRTRCEHEPHLLKEGSAFVLYALIDDVVDRYFPIVEAMSTELEALEDRIFEKNDSAASRAIVQDLYTMKRRLVTLQHHILPLREAVGKLTGGRIPSICSGMQAYFRDVYDHLDRIVRTIEGRREIVVTAVQVNLGMISLAESEITKRLGSFAALFAVPTMIAGIYGMNFERIPELHFKFGYPVVLIVMLAIDFVLYRRFRKAGWL
- a CDS encoding sugar ABC transporter substrate-binding protein: MSHRTRRRILAAAVLATASAVLPFSVAHAQNAPAHKPKVALVMKSLANEFFLTMETGAKDYQKQNPAKFDLITNGIKDETDTANQIRIVEQMIVSKVDAIVLAPADSKALVPVVKKAVDAGIIVVNIDNRLDQDVLKSKDLNVPFVGPDNRKGARLVGDYLAKRLKAGDEVGILEGVSTTTNAQQRTAGFKDAMQAVGAKIVSVQSGEWEIDKGNAVASAMLNEYPNLKALLAGNDNMAIGAVSAVRAAGKQGKVQVVGYDNINAIHPMLKDGRVLATADQFAAKQAVFGIDTALKALSENRKQSELSGVVETPVVLVTKDTLK
- a CDS encoding PGDYG domain-containing protein; translated protein: MTELRNLDLRDDPHAQRVVKDETVSVEFAASEGQLMSLEGPNRYVRGDALITGSTGDRWVVSRERFDAKYLPADPALAHGEAGAYRNIPAVVLARRMDEPFSLARSASGGDVLHGAAGDWVMQYAPGDYGVVQAARFAKVYRLAD
- a CDS encoding DUF3022 domain-containing protein; the protein is MEAYQYDCAHPEFGELARVISDLFPEQTQFIERAADNGAPTLTIHWVAMRFGSTARRIEMTVAIAPAALARYRAMPARLRGRSFAVLRAYVEASLGSLEEMYANGEAVPREVTVELGDEFA
- a CDS encoding saccharopine dehydrogenase family protein, whose protein sequence is MKVAIVGAGLIGHTIAHMLRETGDYEVVAFDRDQHALDKLAAQGIPTRRIDSADAAVLRAAIQGFDVLINALPYYLAVNVASAAKGAGVHYFDLTEDVRATHAIRAIADDADHAFMPQCGLAPGFIGIAAHELANRFTEIRDVKMRVGALPEFPTNALKYNLTWSVDGLINEYCQPCEAIRDGRTQWVQPLEGLEHFSLDGTEYEAFNTSGGLGTLCETLAGRVESLDYKSVRYPGHRNLMQFLLEDLRLSSDRDTLKTIMRRSVPSTAQDVVLVFITVSGMRDGQLVQEVFTRKIFAKTVCGVPMSAIQITTAGAMCAVLDLFRERKLPQKGFVRQEQVSLGDFLANRFGKLYEGQSLEAMATV
- a CDS encoding Lrp/AsnC family transcriptional regulator — protein: MRPPRLDQLDDLDRNLVALLQANARESVANLARQLGVARTTVIARIARLERSNVIAGYSVRLGQDVLDSSIVAYVGIIIAPKHGPAVQKRLGKMPEVQLLCAVSGEYDYVAWLRADSPERLNDLLDQIGGLEGVERTTTSIILARKIDRGTV
- a CDS encoding AAA family ATPase; the encoded protein is MTSLVFFCGHAGTGKTTLAKKLFGPLMKASGTSFCLLDKDTLYGGYSAAVMAMVTGDPNDRDSPLFLQHLRDPEYRGLIDTARDNLELGISALVVGPLSREVRERRLFDHAWLGVAPDVRLRVVWVRTSEDVARQRIVARANPNDAYKLAHWDDYRRRRFEPSGASREGLLMFDNTAPSSADYQALVAQIVAG